In the genome of Populus trichocarpa isolate Nisqually-1 chromosome 6, P.trichocarpa_v4.1, whole genome shotgun sequence, one region contains:
- the LOC7474693 gene encoding EIN3-binding F-box protein 1: MPTLVNYSGDDEIYSGGSFYTNPSDLGRLYSIVSNVDVYSPACKRARISAPFLFESSGFEQNMRPSIEVLPDECLFEIFRRVPEGKERSSCASVSKKWLMLLSSIRRSEFCNSNPVAEEENETAAPVCNDVEMVSCEDNGEVESDGYLTRSLEGKKATDMRLAAIAVGTSSRGGLGKLLIRGSNSVRGVTNRGLSAIARGCPSLRALSLWNVPFVGDEGLFEIAKECHLLEKLDLSNCPSISNKGLIAIAENCPNLSSLNIESCSKIGNEGLQAIGKLCPRLHSISIKDCPLLGDHGVSSLLSSASSVLTRVKLQGLNITDFSLAVIGHYGKAVTNLSLSVLQHVSERGFWVMGNAQGLQKLMSLTITSCRGITDVSLEAIAKGSLNLKQMCLRKCCFVSDNGLVAFAKAAGSLESLQLEECNRITQSGIVGALSNCGTKLKALSLVKCMGIKDMALGMPVPSPCSYLRFLSIRNCPGFGSASLAVVGKLCPQLQHVDLSGLCGITDSGILPLLESCEAGLVKVNLSGCMSLTDEVVSALARLHGGTLELLNLDGCRKITDASLVAIAENCLFLSDLDLSKCAVTDSGIAVMSSAEQLNLQVLSLSGCSEVSNKSLPCLKKMGRTLVGLNLQKCSSISSSTVELLVESLWRCDILS, translated from the exons ATGCCTACTCTTGTTAACTACAGTG GAGATGATGAAATCTATTCTGGGGGCTCTTTCTATACAAATCCTTCCGACCTTGGTCGATTATATTCAATTGTATCCAATGTGGATGTATACAGCCCTGCTTGCAAGCGAGCTCGCATTAGTGctccttttctctttgaatCATCTGGGTTCGAGCAGAATATGCGACCATCAATTGAAGTTCTTCCAGATGAATGCCTTTTTGAGATCTTCAGACGCGTTCCTGAAGGCAAAGAGAGGAGTTCCTGTGCCTCTGTGTCCAAGAAATGGCTTATGCTTTTGAGCAGCATCAGGAGGTCTGAATTTTGCAACAGCAACCCTGTAGCTGAAGAAGAAAACGAAACAGCAGCTCCTGTTTGTAATGATGTTGAAATGGTCTCTTGCGAAGACAACGGGGAAGTTGAGAGTGATGGTTACCTTACCAGGTCCttggaaggaaagaaagcaaCAGATATGAGACTGGCTGCCATTGCTGTTGGGACAAGTAGCCGTGGGGGCCTGGGCAAGCTGTTGATCCGGGGAAGCAACTCTGTTCGTGGGGTTACCAACCGTGGTCTATCAGCAATAGCACGTGGTTGCCCTTCTCTAAGGGCTCTTTCTTTGTGGAACGTTCCTTTTGTTGGGGATGAAGGTCTATTTGAGATCGCCAAAGAATGCCATTTGTTGGAGAAGCTTGACCTTTCCAACTGTCCTTCAATTTCCAacaagggtttgattgcaattGCTGAGAACTGCCCTAATTTGAGCTCTTTGAATATTGAATCTTGTTCTAAGATTGGTAACGAAGGCTTGCAGGCAATCGGAAAGCTGTGCCCTAGGTTGCATTCAATCTCTATTAAAGACTGCCCTCTTCTTGGGGATCATGGAGTATCAAGTTTATTATCTTCAGCTTCTTCTGTATTAACAAGGGTGAAGCTTCAGGGTTTGAACATCACAGACTTCTCTCTTGCTGTAATTGGGCACTATGGGAAAGCTGTTACGAATCTTTCCCTTAGTGTTCTCCAGCATGTTAGTGAGAGAGGCTTTTGGGTCATGGGTAATGCTCAGGGTTTGCAAAAATTAATGTCTTTGACAATTACTTCATGCCGGGGGATAACAGATGTGAGTCTTGAAGCTATTGCAAAGGGTTCCTTGAATCTGAAGCAGATGTGCCTCCGCAAGTGCTGCTTTGTGTCTGATAACGGGTTGGTTGCTTTTGCCAAAGCTGCCGGATCTCTTGAGAGCCTGCAATTGGAAGAATGTAACAGAATTACCCAGTCAGGGATCGTTGGTGCACTTTCAAACTGTGGAACAAAGTTGAAAGCTCTTAGTCTTGTGAAGTGCATGGGAATTAAGGATATGGCACTCGGAATGCCAGTGCCCTCTCCTTGCAGCTATCTTCGATTTTTGTCAATTAGAAATTGCCCAGGATTTGGCAGTGCGAGCTTGGCTGTGGTAGGGAAGCTGTGCCCTCAACTTCAGCATGTTGACCTAAGTGGGCTTTGCGGAATTACAGATTCTGGGATTCTGCCACTGTTAGAGAGTTGTGAGGCAGGTCTTGTTAAGGTGAATCTTAGTGGTTGCATGAGTTTGACCGATGAAGTAGTTTCAGCCTTGGCTAGGCTACATGGTGGAACCCTTGAATTGCTGAATCTGGATGGTTGCAGAAAGATCACTGATGCTAGCTTGGTAGCAATTGCTGAAAATTGTCTGTTTCTCAGTGACCTAGATCTGTCAAAGTGTGCAGTCACTGATTCTGGCATTGCTGTCATGTCAAGTGCAGAGCAGCTCAATCTTCAAGTCCTATCCTTGTCAGGATGTTCTGAAGTATCAAACAAGAGCTTGCCTTGCCTAAAGAAAATGGGCAGGACCCTGGTGGGGTTGAACCTCCAAAAATGCAGTTCAATTAGCAGCAGCACAGTTGAGCTGCTTGTAGAGAGCCTGTGGAGATGTGATATCCTTTCATAA